One stretch of Thermus hydrothermalis DNA includes these proteins:
- a CDS encoding primosomal protein N', which yields MRVLEVALPLPLPPMSYLPPLGAEGEEALGRRVAVPWRGEVRLGVVVGEGGRPAHTLRHAIAYLDEGPYLRPEEILFLEEAARYLFAPLGQVLSDFLPPFPEVRHRVRLYPGADPSRLPKGLEALTSWQDAKGFDPKLLDPLREAGLLEEEVAFKEGKRVLRPLKEAHPDPELNRVLQVLSSLGQAESLAALARAAGVGVGRVRRLLAEGYMGYAPPSPPPREGRPVAPLFLPERPGRLNGGRFGERVRLLKGLLAEGDHLVLFPEVSLLERFLAYFPEARPYHGGLPLWEREALFREPKGLIFATYPGLLLPFTPRSLVVVEEGSESYKLPSGTRAFVPPLAEMRARLLGIPLTYLSLVPSVEVLERPGLTFPVPKPRLLLLDLRREKGFPLVGRAWALLKQVEEKGRQALVLAPRKGYSALLLCADCGYKPTCTNCALPLRYHKGGKGRLLCHQCGHEEAPPALCPVCGSTLLEPKGPGLEWLQETLRERLGLPVYRYAKEAKDDLAPLLQGAPGVVVGTTALLRGPVLPELALVLLPYAEGFLLEADFRAAERYHRLLWALTELRPGRRPLLVLQTYHPDHPAHQALLEGSVEAFPWAEKALREALGYPPKTRMVKLEVAHRKEERALEAAYALLEALRGVAREGEVLGPAPAPVPRVKGLYVYHLLLKGSTERLSELLARLDRRHFKLDPDPHRFVGLLDD from the coding sequence ATGCGGGTCCTCGAGGTGGCCCTGCCCCTCCCCCTTCCCCCCATGAGCTACCTGCCCCCCTTGGGCGCCGAGGGGGAGGAGGCCTTGGGGCGGCGGGTGGCGGTGCCCTGGCGGGGGGAGGTGCGGCTTGGGGTGGTGGTGGGAGAAGGAGGAAGGCCCGCCCACACCCTGCGCCACGCCATCGCCTACCTGGACGAGGGTCCTTACCTGCGCCCGGAGGAGATCCTTTTCCTGGAGGAGGCCGCCCGCTACCTCTTCGCCCCTTTGGGCCAGGTGCTATCGGACTTCCTGCCCCCCTTCCCCGAGGTGCGCCACCGGGTGCGGCTCTACCCGGGGGCGGACCCAAGCCGCTTGCCCAAGGGCCTCGAGGCCCTAACCTCCTGGCAAGACGCCAAGGGGTTTGACCCGAAGCTTCTGGACCCCTTGCGGGAGGCCGGGCTTTTGGAGGAGGAGGTGGCCTTCAAGGAGGGGAAGAGGGTCTTGAGGCCCCTTAAGGAGGCCCACCCCGACCCGGAGCTCAACCGGGTGCTCCAGGTGCTCTCCTCCCTCGGCCAGGCGGAAAGCCTCGCCGCCCTGGCCCGGGCAGCGGGGGTGGGGGTGGGGCGGGTGAGGCGGCTTCTGGCGGAGGGGTACATGGGCTACGCCCCCCCTTCTCCCCCGCCCCGGGAGGGGAGGCCCGTGGCGCCCCTTTTCCTCCCCGAGCGGCCTGGCCGGCTGAACGGGGGGCGGTTCGGCGAGCGGGTGCGCCTCCTCAAAGGGCTCCTCGCCGAGGGAGACCACCTGGTCCTTTTCCCCGAGGTGAGCCTTTTGGAGAGGTTTTTGGCGTATTTCCCCGAAGCCAGGCCCTACCACGGGGGGCTTCCCCTCTGGGAGCGGGAGGCCCTTTTCCGGGAGCCGAAGGGCCTCATCTTCGCCACCTACCCCGGCCTCCTCCTCCCCTTCACCCCGCGCTCCTTGGTGGTGGTGGAGGAGGGGAGCGAAAGCTACAAGCTCCCCTCGGGCACCCGGGCCTTCGTGCCCCCCTTGGCGGAGATGCGGGCGAGGCTTTTGGGCATACCCCTCACCTACCTCTCCCTGGTGCCCTCGGTGGAGGTCCTGGAGCGCCCGGGCCTCACCTTCCCCGTGCCCAAGCCGCGGCTTCTCCTTTTGGACCTGCGGCGGGAGAAGGGTTTCCCCCTGGTGGGGCGGGCCTGGGCCCTCCTCAAACAGGTGGAGGAGAAGGGGCGGCAGGCCCTGGTCCTCGCCCCCCGCAAGGGGTATAGCGCCCTCCTCCTCTGCGCCGACTGCGGTTACAAGCCCACCTGCACGAACTGCGCCCTCCCCTTGCGCTACCACAAGGGGGGAAAGGGGAGGCTCTTGTGCCACCAGTGCGGCCACGAGGAGGCCCCGCCCGCCCTCTGCCCGGTTTGCGGCTCCACCCTCTTGGAGCCCAAGGGGCCGGGGTTGGAGTGGCTCCAGGAGACCTTGCGGGAGCGGCTTGGCCTACCGGTCTACCGCTACGCCAAGGAGGCCAAGGACGACCTCGCCCCCCTCCTCCAGGGGGCGCCGGGGGTGGTGGTGGGGACCACGGCCCTCCTCCGGGGCCCCGTGCTCCCCGAGCTCGCCCTGGTCCTCCTGCCCTACGCCGAAGGGTTCTTGCTGGAGGCGGACTTCCGGGCGGCGGAGCGGTACCACCGGCTCCTCTGGGCCCTCACCGAGCTCCGCCCCGGAAGGAGGCCCCTCCTGGTCCTCCAGACCTACCACCCGGACCACCCCGCCCACCAAGCCCTCCTGGAGGGGAGCGTGGAGGCCTTCCCCTGGGCGGAGAAGGCCCTGCGGGAGGCCCTGGGCTACCCGCCCAAGACGCGCATGGTGAAGCTGGAGGTGGCCCACCGCAAGGAGGAGCGGGCCTTGGAGGCCGCCTACGCCCTTTTGGAGGCCCTGAGGGGCGTGGCCCGGGAAGGGGAGGTCCTGGGCCCCGCCCCGGCCCCCGTGCCCCGGGTGAAGGGGCTTTACGTCTACCATCTCCTCTTGAAGGGGAGCACGGAAAGGCTCTCCGAGCTCCTCGCCCGCCTGGACCGCCGCCATTTTAAACTGGACCCTGACCCCCACCGCTTCGTGGGTCTTTTGGACGACTAG
- a CDS encoding MFS transporter, with protein sequence MRLAVLLSGVALYSALYAVVPLLPLLERLHGAPPGAAGPGMGLPLLLLVLLSPLVPRLPWPAGALLGGGLLLVGLGGALGALSPSLSLWTLCRLLQGVGAALVPALAIALVPVLYPKRALEMAGLYMAGNVLGGGLGRVLAGLLAEGLGVRGALFLLSLPALLLGLLVLRAPAGLPPLGKPRYDLKALPLYAVGAILLFLNLFLANLLPYRLLEWGFGPGQVGLVYLAYLFGIPGSALSGVLARRFGGVATFRLAFLLVLLGLALLLLPPPLLVLGFVLQMAALFTAQSLASGAAGRRGAGVSGTYVASFYLGGTLAGLLYPFFLHSFPLAVGVGMGLAVLALLLAPVR encoded by the coding sequence ATGCGCCTGGCCGTCCTCCTCTCCGGCGTGGCCCTCTACAGCGCCCTCTACGCCGTGGTCCCCCTTCTGCCCCTTTTGGAAAGGCTCCACGGCGCCCCCCCAGGGGCGGCGGGACCAGGGATGGGCCTTCCCCTCCTCCTCCTCGTCCTCCTCTCCCCCCTGGTGCCCCGCCTCCCGTGGCCCGCGGGGGCGCTCCTGGGGGGAGGGCTCCTTTTGGTGGGCCTGGGTGGGGCCTTGGGGGCGCTTAGCCCAAGCCTTTCCCTCTGGACCCTCTGCCGCCTCCTCCAGGGGGTGGGAGCGGCCCTGGTGCCCGCCTTGGCCATCGCTTTGGTCCCCGTGCTCTACCCCAAGAGGGCCCTGGAGATGGCGGGGCTTTACATGGCGGGGAACGTCCTTGGGGGAGGGCTTGGCCGGGTCCTGGCGGGGCTTCTGGCGGAGGGGCTTGGGGTGCGGGGGGCGCTTTTCCTCCTTTCCCTGCCCGCCCTCCTCCTCGGCCTCCTCGTCCTCCGGGCCCCCGCCGGCCTTCCCCCCTTGGGAAAGCCCCGGTACGACCTAAAAGCCCTTCCCCTCTACGCCGTGGGGGCCATCCTCCTCTTTCTGAACCTCTTCCTCGCCAACCTCCTCCCCTACCGCCTCCTGGAGTGGGGCTTTGGCCCTGGCCAGGTGGGCCTGGTCTACCTGGCCTACCTCTTCGGCATTCCCGGAAGCGCCCTTTCCGGGGTCCTGGCCCGGCGGTTTGGAGGGGTGGCCACCTTCCGCCTGGCCTTCCTCCTGGTCCTCCTGGGGCTAGCCCTTCTCCTCCTGCCCCCGCCCCTTCTGGTCCTGGGCTTCGTCCTCCAGATGGCCGCCCTCTTCACCGCCCAGAGCCTGGCCTCGGGGGCGGCGGGACGGCGGGGAGCGGGGGTGAGCGGGACCTACGTGGCGAGCTTCTACCTCGGGGGGACCCTGGCGGGCCTCCTTTACCCCTTTTTCCTCCACAGCTTCCCCTTGGCGGTGGGGGTGGGGATGGGCCTGGCGGTTCTGGCCCTCCTCCTCGCCCCGGTGCGCTAA
- the der gene encoding ribosome biogenesis GTPase Der, with protein sequence MHKVVIVGRPNVGKSSLFNRLLGKRSAVVADVPGVTRDLKEGVVETEKGRFLLVDTGGLWSGDRWEKKIQEKVDKALEDAEVVLFAVDGRAELTSADHEVAEYLRKKGKPVILVATKVDDPKHEAYLGPLYALGFGDPIPTSSEHARGLDDLLEAIWQKLPVKQIDTEPEVAAIRLAIVGRPNAGKSSLLNAILGEERVIVSEEPGTTRDAIDVEFFFGGNRFILVDTAGIRKRPESLVEELAIKRSLRAIEEADVVLLVIDPFQVGDRELKLANHAMEKGKPTLLVITKWDLVTKEEAPKVRRELKEKLAHLEHLPRVFTSAFTRQNLDKIFREAVRLYELNHTRIPTAELNRFVGVWTTKVQMPNFKGKPLKILYATQPEVAPPTFVFFVNHPEFVTRAFENYLKNRIGEDLGLKEIPFRLIFRGRREET encoded by the coding sequence ATGCACAAAGTCGTCATTGTAGGCCGGCCCAACGTGGGCAAATCCAGCCTTTTCAACCGCCTCCTGGGCAAGCGGAGTGCGGTGGTGGCCGATGTGCCCGGGGTCACCCGCGACCTGAAAGAAGGCGTGGTGGAAACGGAAAAGGGGCGCTTCCTCTTGGTGGACACCGGGGGGCTATGGTCGGGCGACCGGTGGGAGAAGAAAATTCAGGAAAAGGTGGACAAGGCCCTAGAGGACGCCGAGGTGGTCCTCTTCGCCGTGGACGGCCGCGCCGAGCTAACCTCGGCGGACCACGAGGTGGCGGAGTACCTGCGCAAGAAAGGCAAGCCCGTGATCCTGGTGGCCACCAAGGTGGACGACCCCAAGCACGAGGCCTACCTGGGCCCCCTTTACGCCCTGGGCTTCGGCGACCCCATCCCCACCTCCAGCGAACACGCCCGGGGCCTGGACGACCTCCTGGAGGCCATCTGGCAGAAACTCCCGGTCAAGCAGATAGACACCGAGCCCGAGGTGGCGGCCATCCGCTTGGCCATCGTGGGCCGCCCCAACGCCGGCAAAAGTAGCCTCCTCAACGCCATCCTCGGCGAGGAGCGGGTCATCGTTTCCGAGGAGCCCGGCACCACTCGGGACGCCATAGACGTGGAGTTCTTCTTTGGCGGCAACCGCTTCATCCTGGTGGACACCGCCGGCATCCGCAAGCGCCCGGAAAGCCTGGTGGAAGAACTGGCCATCAAGCGGAGCCTAAGGGCCATTGAGGAGGCGGACGTGGTCCTCCTGGTGATTGACCCCTTCCAGGTGGGGGACCGGGAACTAAAGCTCGCCAACCACGCCATGGAAAAGGGGAAGCCCACCCTCCTGGTCATCACCAAGTGGGACCTGGTGACCAAGGAGGAAGCCCCCAAGGTCCGCCGGGAACTCAAGGAAAAGCTCGCCCACCTAGAGCACCTGCCCCGGGTTTTCACCTCCGCCTTCACCCGGCAAAACTTGGACAAGATCTTCCGGGAAGCGGTGCGCCTTTACGAGCTCAACCACACCCGCATCCCCACGGCGGAGCTTAACCGCTTCGTGGGCGTCTGGACCACCAAGGTGCAGATGCCCAACTTCAAAGGCAAACCCCTCAAGATCCTCTACGCCACCCAGCCGGAAGTGGCCCCGCCCACCTTCGTCTTCTTTGTGAACCACCCCGAGTTCGTCACCCGCGCCTTTGAGAACTACTTGAAAAACCGCATCGGCGAGGACCTGGGGCTTAAAGAAATCCCTTTCCGCCTCATCTTCCGCGGCCGGCGGGAAGAAACCTAG
- a CDS encoding lysophospholipid acyltransferase family protein, whose amino-acid sequence MRRLAGWVLRLLGWRYHMPPPPGGSYVLIGAPHTSNWDFFIGILALWALGIRARWLGKKELFRPPLGWLLRFLGGIPVDRSRRSNLVDQVAEILKRENLAILITPEGTRGKAPYWRTGFYYMALKAGVPIALGYADFRKKEVGIGGYLYPTGDLKRDFAEIRAFYQDKVGLRPEKQGPIRIREEAE is encoded by the coding sequence ATGCGAAGGTTAGCAGGTTGGGTGCTCCGGCTTCTCGGATGGCGTTACCACATGCCCCCGCCCCCAGGGGGGAGCTACGTGCTCATTGGGGCGCCGCACACCTCCAACTGGGATTTCTTCATCGGAATCCTGGCCCTTTGGGCCTTGGGGATTCGGGCCCGGTGGCTCGGCAAGAAGGAGCTTTTCCGGCCCCCCTTGGGATGGCTTTTGCGTTTTCTAGGGGGGATACCCGTGGACCGCTCTAGGCGGAGCAACCTGGTGGACCAGGTGGCGGAGATCCTAAAGCGGGAAAACCTGGCCATTCTCATCACTCCTGAGGGCACCCGGGGGAAGGCCCCCTACTGGCGCACGGGCTTTTATTACATGGCCCTGAAGGCGGGGGTGCCCATTGCCCTTGGGTATGCCGATTTCCGCAAGAAGGAGGTGGGGATCGGTGGGTACCTTTACCCCACGGGGGACTTAAAGCGGGACTTCGCCGAGATCCGGGCTTTTTACCAGGACAAGGTGGGCCTGAGGCCGGAGAAACAGGGGCCCATCCGTATCCGGGAAGAGGCGGAATAA
- a CDS encoding DUF4870 domain-containing protein → MEQPTPVSDTERTWAAVAHLAPLVGYFVLIGQILVPLAILLWGPQTAFVQAHAKEALNGQISYTLYGVALVLLAITVVGLILAVPLGLALVVVALWNMVQGALAAGRGEMYRYALILRLVP, encoded by the coding sequence ATGGAACAACCCACCCCTGTTTCGGATACGGAGCGGACTTGGGCGGCGGTGGCTCACCTGGCGCCTTTGGTGGGGTACTTTGTCCTCATCGGCCAGATCTTGGTACCCTTGGCCATCCTCCTTTGGGGGCCCCAAACCGCTTTTGTGCAGGCCCACGCCAAGGAGGCCTTAAACGGCCAGATTAGCTACACCCTGTATGGCGTTGCCTTGGTTCTGCTAGCCATTACGGTGGTTGGCTTGATCTTGGCCGTGCCGCTGGGCCTGGCGCTCGTGGTGGTGGCCTTATGGAACATGGTCCAGGGGGCCTTGGCGGCTGGACGAGGAGAGATGTACCGCTATGCCCTTATTCTGCGGTTGGTACCTTGA
- a CDS encoding 4'-phosphopantetheinyl transferase superfamily protein, with the protein MIRAVGADLVEIARVRRLLDRHGERALKRLFTEEELAYALARQDPTPSLAARLAAKEAFQKCWPRPLSWREVWVGLEGRRPVLRFAPGLEAELQKEGLRAHLTLSHERGMALAVVILELKVPTAE; encoded by the coding sequence GTGATCCGGGCCGTGGGCGCCGACCTGGTGGAGATCGCGCGGGTGCGGAGGCTCCTTGACCGCCACGGGGAAAGGGCCCTGAAGCGGCTTTTCACCGAGGAGGAGCTCGCCTACGCCCTCGCCCGCCAAGACCCCACCCCAAGCCTCGCCGCCCGCTTGGCCGCCAAGGAGGCCTTTCAGAAGTGTTGGCCCAGGCCCCTTTCCTGGCGGGAGGTCTGGGTGGGCCTCGAGGGCAGGCGGCCCGTCCTCCGGTTTGCCCCGGGCCTCGAGGCCGAACTCCAAAAAGAAGGCCTCCGCGCCCACCTCACCCTAAGCCACGAGCGGGGCATGGCCTTGGCGGTGGTCATCCTGGAGCTCAAGGTACCAACCGCAGAATAA
- the rsmF gene encoding 16S rRNA (cytosine(1407)-C(5))-methyltransferase RsmF, giving the protein MLPKAFLSRMAELLGEEFPAFLRVLTQGERSYGLRVNTLKLSPEDFLRISPWPLRPIPWCPEGFYYPEEARPGPHPFFYAGLYYIQEPSAQAVGVLLDPKPGERVLDLAAAPGGKTTHLAARMRGEGLLLANEVDGKRVRGLLENVERWGAPLGVVQAPTRALAEALGAYFHRVLLDAPCSGEGMFRKDAEAIRHWGPSAPKRASEVQKALLAQAARLVGPGGVLVYSTCTFAPEENEGVVAHFLKAHPDFLLEDARFHPLFSPGVPAWGDGNPELAKTARLWPHRLEGEGHFLARFRRVEGAWATPRLERVPPLSQEAKRALTAFLEEAGLSLEGPILERAGHLYLLPEGLPSLAGLKAPAPGLYLGLAQKGRFRPAKALALAFGATLPWPGLPRIALAPEDPRALAFATGEGVAWEGEDRPLALVVLRTGSGEFPLDFGKAKGGVLRPVGVNL; this is encoded by the coding sequence GTGTTGCCGAAGGCTTTCCTCTCCCGCATGGCCGAGCTTCTGGGGGAGGAGTTTCCCGCCTTTCTCCGGGTCCTCACCCAGGGGGAGAGGAGCTATGGGCTTCGGGTGAACACGCTGAAGCTTTCCCCCGAGGACTTCCTGAGGATCTCCCCCTGGCCCCTTAGGCCCATCCCCTGGTGCCCCGAGGGCTTCTACTACCCCGAGGAGGCCCGGCCCGGCCCCCACCCCTTCTTCTACGCCGGCCTTTACTACATCCAAGAGCCCAGCGCCCAAGCGGTGGGGGTGCTCCTGGATCCGAAGCCGGGGGAGAGGGTCTTGGACCTGGCGGCGGCCCCTGGGGGGAAGACCACGCACCTGGCGGCGAGGATGCGGGGAGAAGGCCTCCTCCTCGCCAACGAGGTGGACGGGAAGCGGGTGCGGGGGCTACTGGAGAACGTGGAGCGCTGGGGGGCCCCTTTGGGCGTGGTCCAAGCGCCCACGCGGGCCCTGGCGGAGGCCTTAGGCGCCTACTTTCACCGGGTGCTTCTGGACGCCCCCTGCTCGGGGGAAGGCATGTTCCGCAAGGACGCCGAGGCCATCCGCCACTGGGGGCCCTCGGCGCCCAAGCGGGCGAGCGAGGTGCAGAAGGCCCTTCTCGCCCAGGCGGCCCGGTTGGTGGGGCCCGGGGGGGTTTTGGTCTACTCCACCTGTACCTTCGCCCCCGAAGAGAACGAGGGGGTGGTGGCCCACTTCCTGAAGGCGCACCCCGACTTCCTTCTGGAGGATGCCCGTTTCCACCCCCTCTTCTCCCCCGGAGTACCAGCGTGGGGGGATGGCAACCCCGAGCTTGCCAAGACCGCCCGGCTCTGGCCCCACCGCCTCGAGGGCGAGGGCCACTTCCTCGCCCGCTTCCGCCGGGTGGAGGGGGCCTGGGCTACCCCTAGGCTGGAGCGGGTCCCTCCCCTTTCCCAGGAGGCCAAGCGGGCGCTTACCGCCTTTTTGGAGGAGGCGGGGCTATCCCTGGAAGGCCCCATCCTGGAGCGGGCCGGGCACCTTTACCTCCTGCCGGAAGGGCTGCCTTCCCTAGCGGGCCTCAAGGCCCCGGCCCCGGGGCTCTACCTGGGCCTGGCGCAGAAGGGGCGCTTCCGCCCCGCCAAGGCCCTGGCCTTGGCCTTTGGGGCCACCCTGCCTTGGCCTGGGCTTCCCCGGATCGCCCTGGCGCCGGAGGACCCTAGGGCCCTGGCCTTCGCCACGGGGGAGGGGGTGGCGTGGGAGGGGGAGGACCGGCCCTTGGCCCTAGTGGTCCTCCGGACGGGGTCGGGGGAGTTCCCCTTGGACTTCGGCAAGGCTAAGGGAGGGGTGTTGCGCCCCGTGGGGGTTAACCTTTGA
- a CDS encoding NYN domain-containing protein: MERVAIFIDGSNLYKGLVQHLGSDYRLNFVEFITLLTAGRRLLRAYYYNAPLPPEDPAAKAHQSFLNYLKRVPYVAVRLGRLERRADGFVEKGVDIQIAIDILRLAYADAYDVAVLVSGDGDFAEVVRVVQDMGKQVENTTFHALSSHRLAQQADRFYPLDDFPWERLRAQSLPQASEGGEG; the protein is encoded by the coding sequence ATGGAAAGGGTGGCCATATTTATTGACGGCTCCAACCTCTACAAGGGGTTGGTGCAACACCTGGGCTCGGACTATCGGCTGAACTTTGTGGAGTTCATCACCCTTCTCACCGCCGGGAGGCGGCTTCTGCGCGCCTACTACTACAACGCTCCTCTTCCCCCGGAGGACCCTGCGGCTAAGGCCCACCAGAGCTTCCTCAACTACCTGAAGCGCGTGCCCTACGTGGCCGTGCGCCTGGGGCGGCTGGAACGCCGGGCGGATGGCTTCGTGGAGAAGGGGGTGGACATCCAGATCGCCATTGACATCCTGCGCCTGGCCTACGCCGACGCTTACGATGTGGCGGTTCTGGTGTCCGGGGACGGGGACTTCGCCGAGGTGGTGCGGGTGGTGCAGGACATGGGCAAGCAGGTGGAGAACACCACCTTCCACGCCCTTTCCTCCCACCGCTTGGCCCAGCAGGCGGACCGCTTCTACCCCCTGGACGATTTTCCCTGGGAGAGGCTTAGGGCGCAAAGCCTCCCCCAGGCATCGGAGGGCGGGGAAGGCTAG
- the ndk gene encoding nucleoside-diphosphate kinase, protein MERTFVMVKPDGFRRGLVGEILARFERKGFRIVGLKALRISQELAEKHYAEHREKPFFPGLVSFITSGPVVAMVLEGPNAIAEVRKMMGATHPKDALPGTIRGDYATTIDENVIHGSATPEDAQREIALFFRPEELL, encoded by the coding sequence ATGGAGCGCACCTTTGTCATGGTCAAACCCGACGGCTTCCGGCGCGGCCTGGTGGGGGAGATCCTCGCCCGCTTTGAGCGCAAGGGCTTCCGCATCGTGGGGCTTAAGGCCCTGCGCATATCCCAGGAGCTCGCCGAGAAGCACTACGCCGAACACCGGGAAAAGCCCTTCTTTCCCGGCCTGGTGAGCTTCATCACCTCGGGGCCGGTGGTGGCCATGGTCCTGGAAGGCCCCAACGCCATCGCCGAGGTGCGCAAGATGATGGGGGCCACCCACCCCAAAGACGCCCTCCCCGGCACCATCCGGGGGGACTACGCCACCACCATTGACGAGAACGTGATCCACGGCTCGGCCACTCCGGAGGACGCCCAAAGGGAGATCGCCCTCTTCTTCCGCCCCGAGGAGCTCCTCTAG
- a CDS encoding Stp1/IreP family PP2C-type Ser/Thr phosphatase yields MPPLSFALETHPGRKRPKNEDAVGYALTPWGGVFVVADGMGGHRTGEVAARLAVETILEHLKDKEPSPKALLEAFERANERIFQEAQRPENRGMGTTATCLVLDLPYALIAHVGDSRAYLLRKGEFSLLTEDHSWVAERVRQGLLTPEEARTHRWRNVITNALGSFPQARVDLLGLKLEPGDAFLLCTDGLSGVLDERTLQEVLKTFPPEEAARRLVALANEWGGPDNVSAIVVRVPEELPVGNRPYALPLEAARGAPVRLKLGEEPDALPTQVLEPERRPRIGWRDVLLIALWILVVGYILLGYFKGP; encoded by the coding sequence GTGCCCCCGCTTTCTTTTGCCCTGGAAACCCACCCCGGCCGCAAGCGGCCCAAGAACGAGGATGCGGTGGGGTACGCCCTTACCCCTTGGGGCGGCGTGTTCGTCGTGGCGGACGGCATGGGCGGGCACCGCACGGGAGAGGTGGCGGCCAGGCTGGCGGTGGAAACCATCCTGGAGCACCTGAAGGACAAGGAGCCCTCCCCCAAGGCCCTCCTCGAGGCCTTTGAACGGGCGAACGAGCGCATCTTCCAGGAGGCCCAACGCCCCGAGAACCGGGGCATGGGCACCACCGCCACGTGTCTGGTCCTAGACCTCCCCTACGCCCTCATCGCTCACGTGGGGGACTCCCGGGCCTACCTCCTGCGCAAGGGGGAGTTTTCCCTCCTCACGGAAGACCACTCCTGGGTGGCGGAAAGGGTGCGCCAGGGCCTTCTCACCCCGGAGGAGGCCCGCACCCACCGCTGGCGCAACGTGATCACCAACGCCCTGGGCTCCTTCCCCCAGGCCCGGGTGGACCTCCTGGGGCTCAAGCTGGAACCCGGGGATGCCTTTCTCCTTTGCACCGACGGGCTTTCCGGGGTGTTGGACGAGCGCACCCTGCAAGAGGTCCTTAAAACCTTCCCCCCCGAGGAGGCGGCCAGGCGCCTAGTGGCCCTGGCCAACGAGTGGGGCGGGCCCGACAACGTGAGCGCCATCGTGGTGCGGGTGCCGGAGGAGCTTCCCGTGGGCAACCGGCCCTACGCCCTCCCCCTCGAGGCCGCCCGGGGGGCCCCGGTGCGCCTGAAGCTGGGGGAGGAGCCCGACGCGCTCCCCACCCAGGTGCTGGAGCCCGAAAGGCGCCCCCGCATCGGCTGGCGGGACGTCCTCCTCATCGCCCTCTGGATCCTGGTGGTGGGCTACATCCTCCTGGGCTACTTCAAGGGGCCCTAA
- a CDS encoding RtcB family protein yields the protein MLFDQVVVVERVPYGGRVYDLSMAHPDHNFVAEGFVVSNCGVRLLVSHLTLQDLLPRQRELADALYRLVPSGVGSERRDVRFSKRELKEILKEGAGWLVKRGFGYPEDVRFIESEGRLPWANPDKVSERAFERGAPQIGTLGSGNHFLEVQYVDEVYDEEAAEAFGLFPGQVTVLIHTGSRGLGHQVCQDYVERFLKVAPRYGIELVDKQLAAAPIRSPEGEDYLQAMAAAANFAFANRQLIAHFVREAFEAVGFAPRDHGLRVLYDLAHNNAKFEEHKGRRVLVHRKGATRAFGPGNLEIPPEYRKVGQPVLVPGDMGRYSYVLAGTAKAMEVSFGSSCHGAGRKMSRHQAKRVARERNLVKELAERGILVRAATRATVDEEMPEAYKDVSLVVEAVEGAGIGRKVARLRPLIVVKG from the coding sequence ATGCTCTTTGACCAGGTGGTGGTTGTGGAGCGGGTACCCTATGGGGGAAGGGTTTACGACCTTTCCATGGCCCATCCAGACCACAACTTTGTGGCCGAAGGGTTCGTGGTTTCCAACTGTGGGGTCCGCCTTCTGGTTTCCCATTTGACGTTGCAAGACCTCCTCCCCCGCCAGCGGGAGCTTGCCGACGCCCTCTACCGCCTGGTGCCCTCCGGGGTGGGGAGCGAAAGGCGGGACGTGCGCTTTAGCAAGCGGGAGCTCAAGGAGATCCTCAAGGAGGGGGCGGGGTGGCTGGTCAAGCGGGGCTTCGGCTACCCGGAGGACGTGCGCTTCATTGAATCCGAAGGCCGGCTTCCCTGGGCGAACCCCGACAAGGTATCGGAGAGGGCCTTTGAGCGGGGTGCCCCCCAGATCGGCACCTTGGGAAGCGGCAACCACTTCCTGGAGGTCCAGTACGTGGACGAGGTGTACGACGAGGAGGCCGCCGAGGCCTTCGGCCTCTTCCCGGGCCAGGTTACCGTCCTCATCCACACGGGAAGCCGGGGCCTGGGCCACCAGGTCTGCCAGGACTACGTGGAGCGCTTCCTCAAGGTGGCCCCCCGGTACGGGATTGAGCTCGTGGACAAGCAGCTCGCCGCCGCCCCCATCCGGAGCCCCGAGGGGGAGGACTACCTCCAGGCCATGGCCGCCGCCGCCAACTTCGCCTTCGCCAACCGCCAGCTCATCGCCCACTTCGTGCGGGAGGCCTTTGAGGCGGTGGGTTTCGCCCCCCGGGACCACGGCCTCCGGGTCCTCTACGACCTTGCCCACAACAACGCCAAGTTTGAGGAGCACAAGGGGCGGCGGGTCCTGGTCCACCGCAAGGGGGCCACCCGGGCTTTTGGGCCCGGCAACCTGGAGATCCCCCCGGAGTACCGCAAGGTGGGCCAGCCCGTCCTGGTGCCCGGGGATATGGGCCGCTACTCCTACGTCCTGGCGGGCACGGCCAAGGCCATGGAGGTTTCCTTCGGCTCTAGCTGCCACGGGGCGGGGCGGAAGATGAGCCGCCACCAGGCGAAGCGGGTGGCCCGGGAGCGGAACCTGGTCAAGGAGCTTGCGGAGAGGGGCATCCTGGTCCGGGCCGCCACCCGGGCCACGGTGGACGAGGAGATGCCCGAGGCCTACAAGGACGTGTCCCTGGTGGTGGAGGCGGTGGAGGGGGCGGGGATTGGCAGGAAGGTGGCCCGCCTCCGGCCCCTCATCGTGGTGAAGGGCTAA